From the Lathyrus oleraceus cultivar Zhongwan6 chromosome 4, CAAS_Psat_ZW6_1.0, whole genome shotgun sequence genome, one window contains:
- the LOC127073236 gene encoding GATA transcription factor 16, which translates to MVVDHTGKGSEGEDSNPNAVSSENSPKKTCADCGTSKTPLWRGGPAGPKSLCNACGIRSRKKKRAILGISKGNNEDGARKGKKSNGSGGSKVGDNLSMKQRLLNLGKEVFMQRSHWKKLGEEEKAAVLLMSLSYGSVYA; encoded by the exons ATGGTGGTTGATCATACTGGAAAG GGATCAGAAGGTGAAGATTCAAACCCTAACGCCGTTTCATCGGAAAACAGTCCGAAGAAAACCTGCGCCGATTGCGGAACTTCCAAAACTCCTCTATGGAGAGGCGGACCTGCAGGACCAAAG TCTCTGTGTAATGCTTGCGGGATCAGGAGCAGGAAGAAGAAGAGAGCGATTTTGGGGATAAGCAAAGGAAACAACGAAGACGGAGCGAGAAAGGGGAAAAAGAGCAATGGAAGCGGTGGAAGCAAGGTTGGGGATAATTTGAGCATGAAGCAGAGACTATTGAATTTGGGGAAAGAAGTGTTTATGCAGAGATCGCATTGGAAGAAATtgggagaagaagaaaaagctGCGGTGCTTTTGATGTCGTTATCTTATGGATCCGTTTATGCCTAA